CAGGCGCTGTCGCAGAGGGCCGCAGTGGAACCCCAGAATCCGGATTTTTTCTAGGACCTGACTGCGAAACTCCGCGGGACGTGCGGCCTACCAGTGAGCCGTCTTCCACCGTTGCTAACGCCTCTCGACCAGCTATGGCGGATGAACTGCGTAACTCTGCGTCAAGGCTCTTGGGGCGTATGGGCACAGTGCCCCGTCATTCCGGAAATCGACGCCGGGAGCGGGATTATCCGGAATCCAGATATATGGAGAACCAGATACCTGGCCACATAGGTACTTGGATACTTGGATACTTGGCCACTTAGCCACTTAGACACGCGGACACCTGCCCATGAAAGAGAGCCTGTAAATGCTGACCCGCCACCTGGCCGTCAGGGTCAACCTCATCATCGCCATGATCCTGGCCATCGCGCTGGGCACCACGGCCATGCTGACCAAGCGCAACTGGCAGCAGCAGGCCATCGAGGAGGCCATGACCAAGGCCACCATCATGTCGGCGACGATCATGAACTCCATCATCGTGGAGATGAGCGGGTTCTGCCAGAAGGATGTCCAGAAGATTGTCGCCAACGTGGGCGCCGTTCCGGAGATCGACACCGTCCGGGTCTTCGACGAGGACGGGATCATCACCTACTCGGCCGATCCGGAGGAGGTGGGCCTTGCCGTCGATTCCCTCGACTTTTCCGTTTACCAGAGCAAGGAGAGGACCCGCCCCTTCAAGTCGGAAGAGAGCGGTCACCGGTCGTTCTGTATGGTCCAGCCCATCGAAAACGCCCTCGAGTGCCGGCGCTGCCACGGTCACGAAAGGGAGATCCTGGGCGTCCTGGACGTCTGCGTGTCCATGGCCCCGACGGAAAAGAGGATCGCCGCCAACAGCCGGTTCCTTTTCGCCACCACCTTCACGACCGTCATTCTTGTCGTCATCGCCATCAGCATCAGCATGTGGATCCTGGTCAACATGCCGGTAAACCGGCTGGTGCGGACCATGGCCAAGGCGGAAAAGGGCAACCTCAAGGCCCGGGCCGAGATCCGGCGGCAGGACGAGCTCGGACGGCTGGCGCAGAGCCTGAACTCCATGCTTGAGCAGCTCGACCACTCAGAGCAGGAACTCAAGAGGTTCCATGCCGAGCAGCTGAAAAGAGCGGACAGGCTGGCCACCCTCGGGGAGCTTGCCGCCGGCATCGCCCACGAGATCAAGAACCCCCTGGCCGGTATTGCCGGCGCCACCCAGATACTGGCCAGGGAATTTTCCGATGATGACCCGAGGCAGCCGGTGACCCAGGAGATCCTCAAGCTCATCGAGCGCCTCGACTCGACCATCCGGGGACTCCTGGACTTTGCCCGGCCGTCGGTTCCCCAGATCGTCCCCACTGATCTGGGCCAGGTCATGGAAAGGACCTTGTTCCTGGTGGAGCAGATGCCCGAGATAAAGGGGCAGGGCGTCGCCATCGACCTTGAGATCGACCCGGAGATGCCGACAGTTCCGGTGGACCCTGATCTGATCCGCCAGGTGTTCCTCAACATGGCGGTGAACGCGATCCAGGCCATGCGGCAGGGTGGAACCTTGACCGTCACGGTGCGGACGGCTCCGGAGGAAGATCTCGGGGAGGTCCATCCCGCGGCCGATTACGTCATGATCTCCTTCACCGACACGGGCTCCGGCATCGAGGAGGACAAGCTGCGCAGCATCTTCACCCCCTTCTTTACCACCAAGACCCAGGGCACCGGCCTCGGGCTGCCCATTACCATGCGCATCGTAGAGCAGCACGACGGGCGCATCACCGTCAGCAGCAAGGTGGGCGAGGGGACCACTTTCAGGATCTATTTGCGAAAAGAGCTGGTTCAACCTCAAAACACAGAGGATGCTGAGGAAGGCTGAATCTGGAGTAAGGCTTGTCATCGCGAACCCTAAAATAGTCCAGTTCCTTAATCTTCCTCCCCCTTGAGGGGGGAGGACTGAGGTGGGGGTGAAAGATACTAAACCCATGTGAAGCAATCTCGGGTTCCTGTAAAAGCGGCATTTTTACCACAGAGATCACAGAGAACACAGAGGAAAAGCGAAACAGGGGGGAAGGCACGGTTCCTGTAAAAGCGGCATTTTTCACCACGGAGCCACGGAGAAAGTCGGAGGAAAGCACAAATCTCTTTAGGGGGGATCCTCAGGCGTATGCCGTCAGAGCGTAAAGAGCGTTCACCACAGAGCCACAGAGGGCGCCGAGAAGAGCGGAGAAGGGCTGGATCAGGGGGAAAGGCTTGGGCGTACGCCGTTAAAGCGCTGAAGGCTTTCACCACAGAGGGCGCCGAGAAGAGCGGAGAAGGGCTGGATCAGGGGGAAAGGCTTGGGCGTACGCCGTTAAAGCGCTGAAGGCTTTCACCACAGAGGGCACAGAGAAGAGCGGAGAAGGGCTGGATCAGGGGGAAAGGCTTTTATGGCTTTGGGTGATGCCACCTGTTTACGATTTTTCCATGTGTGCGAAACAGGGGAAAAAGGCGGGACAAGCGTAAATGGCCGACAATGATCCCTTGACCGGCAGGCTTATAGGCGCCGCCATTGAAGTGCACAGGGAACTGGGACCAGGCCTCCTGGAATCGGCCTATCAAGAATGCCTGTGCCATGAACTGCTTTTGCAGGGTGTGGAGTTCCAGAGACAGTTCCCTTTGC
This window of the bacterium genome carries:
- a CDS encoding ATP-binding protein is translated as MLTRHLAVRVNLIIAMILAIALGTTAMLTKRNWQQQAIEEAMTKATIMSATIMNSIIVEMSGFCQKDVQKIVANVGAVPEIDTVRVFDEDGIITYSADPEEVGLAVDSLDFSVYQSKERTRPFKSEESGHRSFCMVQPIENALECRRCHGHEREILGVLDVCVSMAPTEKRIAANSRFLFATTFTTVILVVIAISISMWILVNMPVNRLVRTMAKAEKGNLKARAEIRRQDELGRLAQSLNSMLEQLDHSEQELKRFHAEQLKRADRLATLGELAAGIAHEIKNPLAGIAGATQILAREFSDDDPRQPVTQEILKLIERLDSTIRGLLDFARPSVPQIVPTDLGQVMERTLFLVEQMPEIKGQGVAIDLEIDPEMPTVPVDPDLIRQVFLNMAVNAIQAMRQGGTLTVTVRTAPEEDLGEVHPAADYVMISFTDTGSGIEEDKLRSIFTPFFTTKTQGTGLGLPITMRIVEQHDGRITVSSKVGEGTTFRIYLRKELVQPQNTEDAEEG